The Thermococcus eurythermalis genomic sequence TCAGAGAAGTCGTGCTCTTTAAGGGCTACCTCAAGGCTCGGCCCGGCGCCGAATACATACGCCTTTTTTTCGACAACCGAGGCCAGCTCGTCTTTTAAGATGTACTCATCTCCCTCAAGAAGGAGGGCCCTCAGCACCCGCGCGGCCTCGCGGTCTTTCTCGATGGAGTAGCCCATCTCCCTGGCGATGCGGAGGTAGAAAGGCTCCCAGTCTTTCCACTTCATCGGCTCACCAACAGGGGTTGGAGCGGAGGTTTTTAAACTCTCCTCAGCCTTTCGTCGATTTTCAGCATCTCCCTCCACTGTCTCCCGGGCCAGTAAACCTGGCCGCAGTCCTCGCAGACGTAGAACTCGTCGTAGCTCTCGTAAACCTTCGAGGGAACTCTGTCCTTAACTTCTTCCTTCGAAACGGGCCGTATAGACCCGTTGCACTTTGGACAGCGGGCGTTCGGTGGAAAAAGCTCCTGGAACTCAACGCCGAAGCGCTTGAGCTCTCTCACCTGCCCCTCAAGGGAGTTCGAGCCCAGCAGGATTACATTGAGGCCGAACTTTCTCGCCCTCTCGGCGAGTCCGGAATCGCGGGTGAGGATTACCCTGCCTTCTCGCCTGGCAATTTCGATTATCTCGTCGTCGTCCTCAACGCCGTAGAGCGTGTCGTAGCCGTAGAGCCTGAGCCACCTCGCGAGCCGGCCGAGCATCATGTCGGCGATGAACTTCATGTTCCGAAGTTGGAGACAACCCTTATAAGGGGACTATTTCACAGCCATAAAATAGGTGGTGGGCTTGATAGTCTACTTCATAGGCACAGGGGGAAGCGAGGGAATCCCGGCGCACCTCTGCACCTGCCAGACCTGCAACGAGGCGAGGAAGTTTGGCTTCGCCCGAAGGCTGCCTTCAACGGTGGCCGTAATCACGGAGAACAAGAAAGCCGTCCTCTTCGACGTCGGGACGGACATAAGGGATGCTCTCCAAGTCCCGCTTGAAGCGATTTTCCTGACCCACTGGCACCACGACCACATCTACGGCCTCTACAAGCTCCGCTGGATGGCGCTGGAAACGCCGCTCTACGCGCCGGAGGGCCAAGCTGACGCGCTGATTCTAAACGAGCCCAAGAACCTCCGCCCGAAGACGATAAAGCCGGGCGACACCGTTGAAATAGACACCCTTAAAATCACGGCGCTCCACCTGAACCACCAAGTCGAGACCCTAGGCTACCTCATCGAGGAGGACGGAAAGAGTGTCGCCCTGCTCTACGACACCAAGGGCCTCCCTGAAGAGACGTGGAAGCTCCTTGAGGAAAAGGCACCCTTAAGGCTGGCGATAGTCGACGCGACTTATCCCCCGGGCGTTAACGACCCCTATCATAACAACGTGGACGAGGCCGCGGAAATTGGCCTCAAGCTCGCCGAGAGGACAGTTCTCAGCCACATCTCCCACAAAAACCTGCCCTTCCTCCAGCTGACCGAGTACGTGAGGAAGAAGTGGAAAAACAAAGTACTAGTGGCCTACGACGGCATGGTGTTCTACGTTTAGCCATCCCCCGAAAATCCGAGAAAGGCTATCGCTGTCATGGAAGTTGTCCCGATAGGGTCTCCGGCGGGAATTATCCTTTCCTCATTGACCTCGTAGCCCGTCACAGTCCCGCCGTCCTTAGACTGGAGCGCGTCATCTTTCCCACCATCTTTCTCCACAGGGTAGAAGGTCGTAGTTCCCGACAACGTGGGCGCGGAAGGTTTTCCTGACGAGGGAAACCAACTCATCATCATGGACGGGCTCAAGCTCCCTCAGCGGAAGTAAAGAGGCCCCTGTTAAATCGAGTGCGAGCTCCATCCCCTCACCAAAGGCGTCGCAGACCTCTTCTGGGTCGCGGAAGTCCACGGCTCCGGCAACCCATGCGGCGGTGTAGCCGTTGAACGGCTCCACGAGGATGTAACCGTAGCGCTCCTTCTCCGGGAGGAATAGCCTGTAGAGGCCGTAGCCGATGTCCAGAAGGCCCTCTTTTGCCAGCGTGAGGGAGGAAGGAACAACGGGCAGGCTCCTGAGGGCAGTCCACTCTGCGAGCCGGGCAACGAAGAGTTCCATATTGTCGAGCCCGAGTGCCTCTCGGAGGTCCGTCCAGTCGTTCAGGCCGGCAATCAGGAGGACGTCCCATTTGAAAAACTGCCTCAGGAATGCAATCACCTCGTGGCTGTAGGCGTCCCACCACCAGCTCCTCGGGTTTGGGTGAAGCTCAAGGACCGAAAGCCAGCCGACCCGATAAATCGAGAAGTCCATGTCTCCTATTTCCTTTCCTTCAACCGTTTTGATTCGATGGTTTGGGAAGAGCACCCCGGAGTAGACCCTCACCGGCTCCGGTACTCGTATCCTGTACCTGTACCACTCCCGGACGAGCCACTGCCTTATCTTCTCCTCAAACTCCCAGTCAACGGGTTTAAAGGTTACCCTGCCGAGCTTATTGAGGATATTGACAACTTCGTCCAGCATCTTGTCAAAGAAGAAATAAACGTAGTGGTCAACGCCCATATTCTCCCACCTGTGCCTGGAAGAACTCTTCGGCCCTTTTGAGTAGGGGTTCGTTCTCGACCTTCCGGCCGATGGGTTTGAAGACGAGACTGGTGATTTTTGAGCTGAACCAGTCCCCATACTCGAGCACTTCCCTGTAAAGGTCATCGTCCAATAACCCCTCCCCAACTGTGAGGAGCACTTTGTATCCCTCCACGCCCAGGTCCCTGACAAAAACGTACAAGCCGGGCTCGCCGACCAGCTCGTAGAGACCATCCTCCAGCCCAAGAATGTCTTCCCTGATAACGGTTAAGTCCGAGGGGAGGACTTCGAGCCTTTTCCTCCTCACTATCTCAGCCAACCGCTCGTACAGGAGGAACTGGTTGTAGTCACCGAACACGTCCCTAAGCTTTTCATGCCCGTAGACGTAACCGCAAATGAGAACTGCCCCTGTCCTCGCCAGTTTCTTGAGGAACTTCATCAGTTCGGAACTCTGGACAAAATCAAACCCACTCGTCCACACCTCAATCTGGATGAGTGTTATGCTTCCCCTCGAGTACATTTCAACGCTGGCCAGGGCTATTAACCTTCCTCCCCACTCCCGCGTGGTCTTCATTCCATAATCAATGTCCCCAACTTCCACCAGCCGGAATCCCCTCGTATCATAAAACTTGAACCACTCCTTATTCCCCTCATCGCCCTCGTACCGCTTCTCGTCAGTGTACTCGAACTCCTCCTTAAGCCTCTTCAACACTTCCTCCCATGGTTTATCGAACACCGCAACGATGCTCTTACAATCCCCCACACGACCACCCCCTGCGGTTCAAAAAATATGGGGAAAGGTTTAATTAAACTCCGAAGTCAACTGAACCAGCTCAACGTCCACTCCAAACTTGGACTTCGCATTTCGTATAGCTTCCATGACCCTGTAGTGCTGTCCCGGACTGAAGACATCCTCTGAGTAGTACATGTAAATTTTCCTGACACCCTTACTCTTAGCATACTCCGCCTGTGTCAATATCTGCTTGGGCTTTATATCACCAAAGCTCCTCTTGCACTCGATATAAACCGTCCTCCCGTTCTTTTCGGCGATTATGTCAATCTCTGTGAGCTGTTGCCCATTGGGTTTGTAAACGTTCTTCTCGACTTCCCT encodes the following:
- a CDS encoding PDDEXK family nuclease → MVSHLKRSGWTIREVEKNVYKPNGQQLTEIDIIAEKNGRTVYIECKRSFGDIKPKQILTQAEYAKSKGVRKIYMYYSEDVFSPGQHYRVMEAIRNAKSKFGVDVELVQLTSEFN
- a CDS encoding DUF5615 family PIN-like protein; the encoded protein is MKFIADMMLGRLARWLRLYGYDTLYGVEDDDEIIEIARREGRVILTRDSGLAERARKFGLNVILLGSNSLEGQVRELKRFGVEFQELFPPNARCPKCNGSIRPVSKEEVKDRVPSKVYESYDEFYVCEDCGQVYWPGRQWREMLKIDERLRRV
- a CDS encoding MBL fold metallo-hydrolase, with product MIVYFIGTGGSEGIPAHLCTCQTCNEARKFGFARRLPSTVAVITENKKAVLFDVGTDIRDALQVPLEAIFLTHWHHDHIYGLYKLRWMALETPLYAPEGQADALILNEPKNLRPKTIKPGDTVEIDTLKITALHLNHQVETLGYLIEEDGKSVALLYDTKGLPEETWKLLEEKAPLRLAIVDATYPPGVNDPYHNNVDEAAEIGLKLAERTVLSHISHKNLPFLQLTEYVRKKWKNKVLVAYDGMVFYV